The window AAACTGGATGTATTAGGAAATCCGCTTCCTAAAGCACAGGACAACCTCAACTGGGATGCCGAGGATTTTTCTTTTGAATTTGAATTAGGGCTTGCTCCATCTTTTGAAATAGATTTAAAGAGTAAAAAAGCAATAACTCATTACAATATCATTGCTGACGACAAAATGATCGACGAACAGGTAGATCGTATCCAGAAGCAATACGGTAAGCTGGTTGCTAAAGACACCGTAGAGGAAGGCGATGAAATTACCGGTGTTTTTGCTAACGAAGAAAAAGAGATTGAAAACAAAACGACACTTCCTTTAGAAAAAATAAAAAGCAAAAAAGCTGTTAAAGCTTTAACAGGAGCTAAAGTGGGTGAGGTTGTGGAATTAAGCACTAAAGGTCTTTTTGAAGACGACCATGATCTGATCCAGTACCTGAAAGTTGAACACGACGATGCGCACGGGCTGGACATTACTGTTCATTTCACTATTGAAGAAGTTAACAAAAGGGAGCCTGCAGAGCTTAACCAGGAACTTTTCGACAAACTGTTCGGAGCGGATGTAGTTACCTCTGCTGAAGAGCTGAAGGCTAAAATAAAAGAAGATTCAGAGAAACAATTCGTTCAGCAAGCAGACCAAAAACTTCTTAATGATGTTACGGAGTACCTGGTAGAAAACACCAAATTCGATCTTCCTGCTGAATTCTTAAAAAAATGGATTCAGGAAACCGGAGAACAAGCACTATCAGAAGAGCAGGCAAGCGAAGAATATGAAAAATCCGAAAAAGGGTTAAGATATCAATTAATTGAAGGAAAAATCATCACAGACAATAATCTTCAGGTAACTTTTGAAGAACTTAAAGATTTTGCCAAAGATTACATCAAGATGCAAATGGCTCAATTTGGTCAGACCGAACCTGAAGAAGAGGCTGTAGAGAATATCGCTCAGCGTGTGCTTTCTAATCAGGAAGAGGTTAAAAGGTTATCAGATCAGCTAATGAGTCAAAAATTGATCACTTTTTATAAGGAAAATACCAATCTTAAGACCAAAGAACTCTCTTATAATGACTTTGTAAAGGAAGTTTACGGTTAATAGATTATAAAAATAATTATCTTTAAGGCGTTAAACTTTGTATTAACGCCTTTTTTATAAAAAATAACCATATATGGACTACGGTAAAGAATTTAAAAAATATGCAACCAGACACCACGGTGTTAACAGCATGTATTACGATAAACTGGTAAGTGCCATCACTCCTGTTGGCATGACCCCATACATTATTGAAGAGCGTCAGCTGAATGTTGCACAAATGGATGTTTTTTCGAGATTAATGATGGATCGAATTATATTCATGGGAACAGGTATCGACGACCAGATCGCCAATATCATTCAGGCGCAATTGCTGTTTTTAGAAAGTGCCGACTCTTCTAAAGATATTCAAATATACATCAACTCTCCGGGCGGTAGTGT of the Zhouia spongiae genome contains:
- the tig gene encoding trigger factor codes for the protein MNITREHIDELNAIVKVDIAKEDYSDNVEKILNDYRKNANIPGFRKGHVPMGMVKKQYGKAVLVDEVNKLLQEALNKYLTEEKLDVLGNPLPKAQDNLNWDAEDFSFEFELGLAPSFEIDLKSKKAITHYNIIADDKMIDEQVDRIQKQYGKLVAKDTVEEGDEITGVFANEEKEIENKTTLPLEKIKSKKAVKALTGAKVGEVVELSTKGLFEDDHDLIQYLKVEHDDAHGLDITVHFTIEEVNKREPAELNQELFDKLFGADVVTSAEELKAKIKEDSEKQFVQQADQKLLNDVTEYLVENTKFDLPAEFLKKWIQETGEQALSEEQASEEYEKSEKGLRYQLIEGKIITDNNLQVTFEELKDFAKDYIKMQMAQFGQTEPEEEAVENIAQRVLSNQEEVKRLSDQLMSQKLITFYKENTNLKTKELSYNDFVKEVYG